Below is a window of Leucobacter chromiiresistens DNA.
CCGCAGCAGCTTGGCCTGGTGCAGGCCGATCGGCGCGGTCGTGACGACGGCGATGCGCTGCCCGCGCACCTCCCACCCGTGGCAGTAGGGGCAGTGGAGCACGCTCTGCCCCCAGCGCTCCGCAAGCCCCGGGATCTCGGGGAGCACATCGGTCACGCCGGTGGCCACGATGAGCGCCCGGGTGCGGAGCACCGCTCCCGAGTCGAGTTCGATCGACACCGATCCGCCGGGGGCGAGGGGCGCTCCGGCCCGGGGCGAACCGGCATCGCCGTCGCCATCGCCGTCGCCATCACCGGCGCCGCCATCGGCGTCGCGCACCGAGCGCACGGTCGCCGAGCGGAACTCCACGCCATAGGCCTCGGCCTCGGCGCGGCCGCGGGTGAGCAGTTCGAGCGGCGGCGTGCCGTCGAGGCCGAGCACGTTGTGCATGTGCGCGGCGAAGCGGTTGCGCGGCTCGCCGCCGTCGAGCACGAGCGTGCGGCGCAGCGAGCGGCCGAGCGCCTGCGCGGCGCTGAGGCCCGCCGCTCCGCCGCCGATCACGATTGCATCCCAGGTGGTGTCTGTCATGCGTCCAGTTTCGGGTCAGTATGCGATACTTGCAATTCAGTTTGCAAAAACAGCAAAGAGTGGTCATGGACGAACTGCAGCGCCTCGGCCCCCGCCTCCGCGCCGCCCGCCAGGAGCGCGGGTGGACGCTCGACGAGCTCGCCGCACGCTCCGGCATGTCCCCGAGCACGCTCTCCCGCCTCGAATCGGGCAAGCGGCAGGCGAGCCTCGAACTCCTGCTGCCCGTCACGCGGCAGCTCGGCATCCGCGTCGACGACCTGCTCGATGCGC
It encodes the following:
- a CDS encoding NAD(P)/FAD-dependent oxidoreductase; translated protein: MTDTTWDAIVIGGGAAGLSAAQALGRSLRRTLVLDGGEPRNRFAAHMHNVLGLDGTPPLELLTRGRAEAEAYGVEFRSATVRSVRDADGGAGDGDGDGDGDAGSPRAGAPLAPGGSVSIELDSGAVLRTRALIVATGVTDVLPEIPGLAERWGQSVLHCPYCHGWEVRGQRIAVVTTAPIGLHQAKLLRQWSDDVTVFTAGLVGPDGASALDAATERAMLARGMRLALAPVAEVLGSGAQVTGVRTADGREYGVDAIFTGFTMVPHDAFLSSIPLQRTETPMGSCIAVDPMQCTSHPRIWAAGNVVSPAASVPLAMGAGNMAGAAANAALVDEDYALAGAVA